A stretch of the Actinomycetota bacterium genome encodes the following:
- a CDS encoding CarD family transcriptional regulator: NFQGYEQEYYVIDIPSEEMKVMIPIERAESVGLRRVISSRDVPKVLRILGERNHLWYRDKDYYKWYANRLEKIGSSNILEVAEAVANFLDKRDRKNLSLRERELLKRGLYLLSTEIACAKKIKKSKAKRLILKSWKKMHGSP, translated from the coding sequence AATTTTCAAGGGTATGAACAGGAATATTATGTAATTGATATACCCTCGGAGGAAATGAAGGTAATGATCCCCATCGAGCGGGCGGAGAGTGTGGGATTAAGGAGGGTCATTTCGTCACGAGACGTTCCCAAGGTCCTTCGCATCCTAGGGGAAAGGAATCATCTATGGTACAGGGATAAGGACTATTACAAATGGTATGCCAATCGTCTTGAAAAGATAGGTAGTTCAAATATCCTCGAAGTTGCCGAAGCCGTGGCTAATTTCTTGGACAAAAGAGATAGAAAAAATTTAAGTTTAAGGGAACGAGAACTCCTCAAAAGAGGACTTTACCTGTTGAGTACCGAGATAGCCTGTGCTAAAAAGATTAAAAAGAGCAAGGCAAAAAGATTAATACTCAAATCTTGGAAGAAAATGCACGGTTCACCGTAG
- the pyrR gene encoding bifunctional pyr operon transcriptional regulator/uracil phosphoribosyltransferase PyrR gives MVFKEKTTVMDMNVIQRALIRIAHEILERNKGAGNLALIGIRSRGVHLARRLAQKIGEIENITPPVGVLDITFYRDDIGTHPQPRVSSTQIDFDVTGRDIVLVDDVLYTGRSVRAAMDAIFDFGRPASIQLAVMIDRGHRELPIRPDYVGKNIPTSRKERVQVNLKEEDGRDAVVIGEVS, from the coding sequence ATGGTCTTTAAGGAGAAAACAACCGTAATGGATATGAACGTTATTCAAAGGGCTCTCATAAGGATCGCACATGAGATTTTGGAGAGGAATAAGGGTGCTGGGAATTTGGCACTCATAGGAATTCGGAGCAGGGGAGTCCATTTAGCCCGAAGGTTGGCCCAGAAAATAGGCGAGATAGAAAACATAACTCCTCCCGTGGGAGTGTTGGATATCACATTTTATCGAGATGATATAGGCACTCATCCACAGCCCAGAGTTTCCTCCACGCAGATAGATTTCGACGTCACCGGTAGGGATATCGTGTTAGTGGATGACGTCTTATACACCGGGAGAAGTGTGAGGGCAGCCATGGATGCCATTTTTGACTTTGGTCGACCAGCAAGCATTCAGCTTGCTGTAATGATTGATAGAGGACACAGAGAGCTTCCCATTCGGCCCGATTATGTGGGGAAAAATATACCAACTTCTCGCAAGGAACGAGTACAGGTGAATTTAAAGGAGGAAGATGGCCGTGATGCTGTGGTCATTGGGGAGGTTTCTTAA
- a CDS encoding aspartate carbamoyltransferase catalytic subunit: MKVKTQLKSKNLLGIRELNREEIELILDTAQSFKEISTRTIKKVPTLRGRTIVNLFLEPSTRTRTSFELAAKRLSADVVNISGKDSAAVKGEGLKDTAKTIEAMNADLVIVRHSAAGAPHLLARLVRCGVVNAGDGAHEHPTQALLDLFTIREKLGRIEDLHVVIVGDIAHSRVARSNILALTKMRAKVTLVAPPTLLPVNTEAFGVDVSYNLDEVIKEVDVIYCLRMQLERQTENLFPSLREYTTLFGLNMARIKGAKENVLIMHPGPMNRGIEITSEVADLPQSVMTDQVANGVAVRMAILYLLIGGGESV, translated from the coding sequence GTGAAAGTTAAAACCCAGCTTAAAAGCAAGAACCTTTTGGGAATAAGAGAACTAAATCGCGAGGAGATCGAATTGATTCTCGATACAGCCCAGTCTTTCAAGGAGATTTCGACTCGTACCATCAAAAAAGTTCCTACTTTAAGGGGAAGAACCATAGTTAATCTCTTTCTGGAACCAAGTACTCGCACACGGACATCCTTCGAACTGGCCGCTAAGCGCTTGAGTGCCGATGTTGTGAATATTTCGGGCAAAGACAGTGCCGCCGTGAAGGGGGAAGGTCTTAAAGATACTGCCAAAACCATTGAAGCCATGAATGCGGATCTCGTAATCGTCAGGCATTCCGCTGCCGGAGCACCACACCTTTTAGCCAGGCTCGTCAGGTGCGGGGTAGTAAATGCAGGAGATGGAGCTCACGAACATCCTACACAAGCCCTACTCGATTTGTTCACCATCAGGGAGAAACTGGGGAGAATCGAGGACTTGCATGTAGTCATAGTTGGTGACATCGCTCACAGTCGGGTAGCTCGCTCCAATATCCTGGCTCTCACAAAGATGAGAGCAAAGGTTACCCTGGTCGCCCCACCTACTCTGCTCCCTGTGAACACCGAGGCCTTCGGCGTGGATGTAAGCTATAATCTCGATGAGGTTATAAAAGAGGTCGACGTCATCTATTGCCTGAGGATGCAACTCGAACGTCAAACGGAAAATCTCTTTCCCTCTTTGAGAGAGTACACAACGCTGTTCGGTTTGAATATGGCGAGGATCAAAGGGGCTAAGGAAAATGTACTTATTATGCATCCGGGACCCATGAATCGAGGGATAGAGATAACCTCTGAAGTTGCAGATCTCCCCCAATCGGTGATGACGGATCAAGTAGCGAATGGAGTGGCGGTGAGGATGGCCATACTATACTTGCTTATAGGGGGCGGTGAGAGTGTCTAA